From a region of the Leptotrichia sp. OH3620_COT-345 genome:
- the rpiB gene encoding ribose 5-phosphate isomerase B yields MRIAIGSDHVGLELKLTIIDYLKELGYDVQDFGAYSSERTDYPVYGVKVAEEVVKGNFDCGIIMCGTGVGISIAANKVKGIRAVVCSEPYSAKLSKEHNDTNILAFGSRVVGSELAKMIVREWLSVEFEGGRHQKRVDMLDNI; encoded by the coding sequence ATGAGAATAGCCATTGGAAGTGATCATGTGGGCTTGGAACTGAAGCTTACCATAATTGATTATTTAAAAGAGTTAGGATATGACGTACAAGATTTTGGAGCCTATTCAAGCGAAAGGACGGATTATCCTGTTTATGGAGTAAAAGTTGCAGAAGAAGTTGTAAAGGGGAATTTTGACTGCGGAATAATTATGTGTGGAACGGGTGTCGGAATTTCAATAGCGGCAAATAAGGTGAAAGGAATAAGGGCAGTTGTATGTAGCGAGCCTTATTCGGCAAAACTGTCAAAAGAGCATAATGATACTAATATATTAGCTTTTGGTTCAAGAGTAGTGGGGTCGGAACTGGCAAAAATGATTGTCAGAGAATGGTTGTCAGTAGAATTTGAAGGGGGACGACATCAGAAAAGAGTGGATATGTTAGATAATATATAA
- a CDS encoding transketolase family protein — protein MKKYEYISPRDYIGDILIKEAEKNNKIVVIDSDLASSVTTHKFQKKFPERFFEMGIAEQNSLGVTAGLATEGFVPFYVNFAIFGTGTVWTQLRQSCYANLNIKIIGTHSGMDNGSDGASHHALEDIALTRVLPNLKVFNPLDLEDLKGAIKRAVEIKGPIYIRVARDVVPVIHEKEIDFNEGNSEMLFNEGNDYLLIFEGTAAKQAIEGFELLKEKGYKNKLLNIRSIKPVDKKVVLKEAEGMKGILTIENHTINGGLGGLISEIVGESVVRIPLRRIGVQDKFTESGKTEVVKEKYGLSGKSIVEIIETF, from the coding sequence ATGAAAAAGTATGAATATATTTCACCGAGAGATTATATAGGAGACATACTCATAAAAGAGGCTGAAAAAAATAATAAAATAGTTGTAATAGACAGTGATTTGGCTTCATCGGTAACTACACACAAATTTCAGAAAAAATTTCCGGAAAGATTCTTCGAAATGGGTATAGCGGAACAGAATTCATTGGGAGTAACTGCCGGACTTGCGACAGAAGGTTTTGTACCTTTTTATGTAAATTTCGCAATTTTCGGAACAGGAACTGTATGGACACAGTTACGTCAGTCCTGTTATGCAAATCTGAATATAAAAATAATAGGAACACATTCGGGAATGGATAACGGATCTGACGGAGCTTCTCATCACGCTCTTGAAGATATTGCATTGACAAGGGTTTTGCCTAATCTGAAAGTATTTAATCCTCTTGATTTGGAAGATTTAAAAGGTGCAATAAAAAGGGCTGTGGAAATAAAAGGACCTATATATATAAGAGTAGCCAGAGATGTTGTTCCTGTAATACACGAAAAGGAAATAGACTTTAACGAGGGAAATTCAGAAATGTTATTTAATGAAGGAAATGATTATTTACTTATTTTTGAAGGAACTGCGGCAAAACAGGCAATAGAAGGATTTGAACTTTTAAAAGAAAAAGGGTATAAAAATAAACTTTTAAATATAAGGAGTATAAAACCGGTGGATAAGAAAGTGGTACTGAAGGAAGCGGAAGGAATGAAAGGTATTTTAACAATTGAAAATCATACGATTAATGGAGGATTAGGGGGATTGATTTCGGAAATAGTCGGAGAAAGTGTAGTGAGGATTCCATTAAGAAGAATAGGGGTACAGGATAAATTTACCGAGTCGGGAAAGACGGAAGTCGTAAAAGAAAAGTATGGTTTATCAGGAAAAAGTATAGTTGAAATAATAGAGACATTTTAA
- a CDS encoding transketolase codes for MKYDLEFLKKKSEKYRKIIIEMVYKAKAGHPGGSLSCIDILNYLYNYKIDFNKENRSRLILSKGHVTPALYAVFLDLGFIFQEETGTFRTLNSRLQGHPDRNKIPEIDANTGLLGQGLSIGVGMALGKKLKKDDSRVYVVIGDGEMQEGQIWEALMSGSHYKLDNLTVFLDYNKLSSKSNVNEIMNLEPVKSKVEAFGWEVLEIDGHNFEEIGKALEYSEKSKKTPVFIIAHTVKGKGVSFMENNPKWHSSAISDEEYSIAIQDIERGI; via the coding sequence ATGAAATATGATTTGGAATTTTTAAAAAAGAAATCCGAAAAGTATAGAAAAATCATAATAGAAATGGTTTACAAAGCTAAAGCGGGACATCCGGGAGGTTCTTTATCCTGTATAGATATATTGAATTATTTATATAATTATAAAATAGATTTCAACAAGGAAAACAGGAGTAGACTGATTTTATCCAAAGGTCACGTAACACCTGCATTATATGCGGTTTTTCTTGATTTGGGATTTATATTTCAGGAAGAAACAGGTACTTTCAGAACTTTAAATTCGAGACTTCAGGGACATCCCGATAGAAATAAGATTCCTGAAATTGATGCCAATACAGGTCTTTTAGGTCAGGGATTATCAATAGGAGTGGGCATGGCTTTGGGAAAAAAATTGAAGAAAGATGACAGTAGAGTTTATGTTGTCATAGGGGATGGAGAAATGCAGGAGGGACAAATTTGGGAGGCTCTAATGAGCGGTTCGCATTATAAATTGGATAATCTGACTGTTTTTCTGGATTATAATAAACTATCTTCAAAAAGCAATGTGAATGAAATAATGAATTTGGAGCCTGTAAAATCAAAAGTTGAAGCTTTCGGATGGGAAGTTCTTGAAATAGATGGGCATAATTTTGAAGAAATAGGAAAGGCATTGGAATATTCTGAAAAATCAAAGAAAACTCCTGTTTTTATTATTGCCCATACTGTAAAAGGAAAAGGTGTCAGCTTTATGGAAAATAATCCGAAATGGCATAGCAGTGCTATATCCGATGAAGAATACAGTATTGCGATACAGGATATTGAAAGGGGGATATAA
- a CDS encoding PTS ascorbate transporter subunit IIC — MELMKIIVFDLLGSAPILVGLMALLGLTLQKKSPEKIITGTLKAIVGFLIFAGGAGIAVTALDNFQKLFSKGFGLKGVLPLAEAVTALAQTKFATVVSLIMVLGFLCNLLVARFTKFKYIFLTGQHNLYLAALLTVVLKALNLNDTVTVILGGVILGIAAALYPALAQPYMRKVTGNDDIAMGHYVTIAYALSGWLGEKVGNAEESTEKLKLPGWLSIFKDYIVSVSISIIVFFYIASFAAGKEAVESLSGGVSWFVYPLFQSLTFTASLYIIITGVRMLLGEIVPAFVGISEKLIPNAKPALDCPVVFPYAPTATVVGFLSAYVGGLLCMVLLAMAGMTVIIPVAIPYFFIGATAGVFGNATGGWKGAVAGGFVTGILIAVGPAMLYPIMEIIGLKGTTFPETDFVVLGLVIYYLGKMLGR; from the coding sequence ATGGAACTAATGAAAATCATAGTATTTGACTTGTTAGGATCGGCACCTATATTAGTGGGACTAATGGCACTGTTAGGATTGACTTTACAGAAAAAATCTCCTGAAAAGATTATAACGGGAACATTAAAAGCGATAGTAGGATTTCTAATATTTGCAGGAGGAGCAGGAATTGCAGTGACGGCACTGGATAATTTTCAGAAGCTGTTCAGTAAGGGTTTCGGGTTGAAAGGGGTTCTGCCTTTGGCTGAAGCTGTAACGGCACTGGCACAGACAAAATTTGCAACAGTCGTTTCTTTAATAATGGTTTTAGGATTTTTATGTAATCTATTAGTAGCCAGATTTACAAAATTCAAGTATATTTTTCTTACAGGGCAGCATAACTTATATCTGGCAGCGCTGCTGACGGTTGTGTTGAAAGCATTGAATCTGAATGATACTGTTACTGTTATATTGGGGGGAGTTATACTCGGTATAGCTGCAGCATTATATCCTGCACTGGCACAGCCTTATATGCGTAAAGTGACGGGAAATGACGATATAGCAATGGGACATTATGTAACTATTGCTTATGCATTGTCAGGATGGTTAGGTGAAAAAGTCGGAAATGCTGAAGAAAGCACTGAAAAACTGAAATTACCGGGCTGGCTTTCCATATTTAAAGATTATATCGTTTCAGTCAGCATTTCAATAATTGTATTTTTCTATATAGCTTCATTTGCAGCAGGAAAGGAAGCTGTTGAATCATTGTCAGGAGGAGTAAGTTGGTTTGTTTATCCTCTGTTCCAATCCTTAACTTTTACCGCTTCTCTTTACATTATTATTACAGGAGTAAGAATGCTTTTAGGGGAAATAGTTCCGGCATTTGTAGGAATTTCAGAAAAACTTATACCTAATGCTAAGCCTGCATTGGATTGTCCTGTAGTTTTCCCTTATGCACCGACTGCGACAGTAGTAGGATTTCTTTCAGCTTATGTAGGCGGACTGTTATGTATGGTTTTATTGGCAATGGCAGGAATGACGGTAATTATTCCTGTGGCAATTCCATATTTTTTTATAGGAGCCACAGCGGGAGTATTTGGAAATGCTACCGGCGGTTGGAAAGGTGCAGTTGCAGGAGGATTTGTAACAGGGATTTTAATAGCTGTCGGACCTGCAATGTTGTATCCTATTATGGAAATTATAGGACTGAAAGGAACGACTTTTCCTGAAACGGATTTTGTAGTATTAGGGCTCGTAATTTATTATTTAGGAAAAATGTTGGGAAGATAA
- a CDS encoding PTS sugar transporter subunit IIB, with the protein MKRGLVVCRTGMGSSMMLRIKLEQVIGENNFPLELEHDVLSAVSNYNVDCIITMADLVKQLEDEGKYVIGINDLMNKNEMKEKIEKFFNENDNL; encoded by the coding sequence ATGAAAAGAGGACTGGTTGTTTGTAGGACAGGAATGGGAAGCAGCATGATGCTTAGGATAAAACTCGAGCAGGTTATAGGGGAAAATAATTTTCCATTGGAGTTGGAACACGATGTGCTAAGTGCAGTGAGTAATTATAATGTGGACTGTATTATAACAATGGCGGACTTAGTGAAACAGTTGGAAGATGAAGGGAAATATGTAATAGGAATAAATGATCTTATGAATAAAAATGAGATGAAAGAAAAAATAGAAAAATTTTTTAATGAAAATGATAATTTGTAA
- a CDS encoding PTS sugar transporter subunit IIA: MEEINKKLINLDLEAENWEEAIEKGGEILIKEGYIDKKYIESLLKISKREGPYYIITKGIALPHVRPDEGVRKNGFSFVRLRKPLNFGNKENDPVKYMIFLMALDSEKHISLIRFITKVVEDGKIFELAEKCKGNTGKNINIIHRYLINFENIGDDSDEKRTGCL, encoded by the coding sequence ATGGAAGAAATAAATAAAAAATTGATAAATCTTGATTTGGAGGCTGAAAATTGGGAGGAGGCAATTGAAAAAGGAGGTGAAATATTAATAAAAGAAGGCTATATAGATAAAAAATATATAGAGAGTCTCTTGAAAATATCCAAAAGAGAGGGTCCGTATTATATTATTACAAAGGGAATAGCTCTTCCACATGTGCGTCCTGATGAAGGAGTTAGAAAAAATGGATTCAGTTTTGTAAGATTGAGGAAACCTTTAAATTTCGGTAATAAAGAAAATGATCCTGTAAAATATATGATATTTTTAATGGCATTAGACTCTGAAAAACACATTAGCCTTATAAGATTTATTACAAAAGTAGTGGAAGACGGTAAAATTTTTGAACTGGCTGAAAAGTGTAAAGGTAACACCGGAAAAAATATAAATATTATACACAGATATTTAATTAATTTTGAAAATATAGGAGATGATTCTGATGAAAAGAGGACTGGTTGTTTGTAG